The Paenibacillus sp. RC334 nucleotide sequence CGACCATCAGTATGACCGCAACGATCATTACAGCCGTTTCATAACGGTAGTATCCGTAGTTGATAGCTAGTGTACCCAAACCACCGCCCCCGATCATACCGGACATTGCTGTATAGGATACGAGCGTAACGACGGTAATCGTTAATGCGGCGAGCAGACCCGGCAGTGCCTCACGCAACAGCACCCGCCTAATAATCTGACCTGTAGAGGCGCCCATGGCTTGTGCAGCCTCGATGACACCCTTGTCTACTTCGCGCAATGACGTCTCTACGAGACGGGCGAAGAATGGCGCAGCGCCAATGACCAGCGGTGGAATCGTACCCAGTACTCCCGTGGAAGTCCCCACCAACGACCGTGTAAAAGGAATCAGTGCAACAATCAAAATAATAAACGGTACGGAACGCAAAATGTTTACGATAAAGGAAAGTACAACGTACATCACCTTCATCAGACTCCATGAAGAGCGGCTTGCCAGAAATAATAAAATCCCGAGCGGTAAACCAATAATAAGGGTGAACAACGCAGATGCACCGAGCATCTGGAGTGTCTCTAATGTAGAGTTACCTAGTTCTTCCCAACTCACTTGCGAAAAATCAAGTTCACTCATTGTCCGATCACCTCCACATCAAGTCCCTGACCGGACACTTCGCGCAGCGTATGCTCAATATCCTCCTGATTTCCTTCAAAACGGACGATAAGCTGTCCATAGGGTACATTTTTAATCGTGGAGATGGTTCCCTGCAAGATCGCAAAATCAACGCCGGTGCTGCGGGCCGTTCGTGACAGAATCGCATCGTATGTCTTGCTGCCCAAAAACGAAATCCGTACAACATGGGCCGATTCGCCGCCTCCTGCTGCTGCAATCGCTGCTTGCAGCTCCTCGGGATGCTCAGACTCCCGCTGGATAAAGTCCTTGGTCACCTGATGCTGCGGCTTGAGGAATACTTCTGCCACCGGACCTTGCTCCACGATGTCGCCCTGATGAATGACGCCGACACGATCACAGATGCTTTGAATGACATGCATTTCATGCGTAATCAGCACGATGGTCAAATTAAAGCGCTGGTTAATGTCTAACAGCAATTTCAGGATGGACCCTGTCGTCTGTGGATCAAGCGCCGAGGTCGCCTCGTCGCACAGCAGTACATGAGGATCACTGGCAAGCGCCCGTGCAATACCTACCCGCTGCTTCTGTCCGCCCGAAAGCTGTGACGGATATTTTTCGCTGTGCTCTTCCAGACCCACCAGTTCCAGCAGTTCACGAACCTTCTGGTCCAGCTTCTGCTTGGGCGTGTTCACCAGACGCAACGGAAAGGCAATATTGTCATATACCGTCGCCGAGGATAACAAATTAAAATGCTGAAAGATCATTCCGATTTTACGACGCTGTTTCTGTAACTGGGATTGGCTTACCGTGGCGAGATTCACGCCATCTACCCATACCTCGCCCGAGGTCGGACGTTCCAATAAATTAATACAGCGGATCAGCGTACTTTTTCCCGCTCCGGAATGACCGATGACTCCAAATATTTCACCACGCTCTATGGAAAGATTCAAACCGGACAGCGCACTAACGCGTCGGCTGCCTTTGCCATAATGCTTGGTTAATTGTTTAAGCTCTATCAACGTGCTGCGACCCCCTTCACTCTTCCTTACCCTTTTAAGCGACGTTCATCTCTATGATGATACAAAAAGAGCCCCTTTCACAGAATGAAAAGGGCCCCGCTATGCGAACCTTTTCTCATCTGTCAAAACCGCTATAACTCTAGCGGTTTTGTAGGAATTAGCACCATCATGTCCCCTCCCGGTGTGTTACACCGGGAAAGAACGGGTTGCCGGGCTTCATCGGGCCAGTCCCTCCACCTCTCTGGATAAGAAAAATATGTTAAACTCCAGCTTTAGCTGTCCGTTAAGTTTATATTTAAAATCATAATTCAAGCATTTTTCTGAAACTAGATTTCAGTATAGATAGTTTACATAGCTTTGTCAAAGGATATTTTCTCACATAATTATGGGCGAGCTTCCCGGTTCTCCCATTGTTTCACCGTATAACGAAAGACAGTTGTCAAGGAACGGTTCACCATCTCCAGGCCTTGCTTCAAATCCTCCAGGTGATGATCCAAATCCTCCAGTTGTATCTTGCCGTACAAAGCACGATGCCGTTGCCAGAGATCATCCTGCATTTCCGTATTCATATAGTGTATTTCCGTGTTACGCCGCTTGCGCAGCCGATTGATCGCGTCAGTGTATGAGTCCTTGATATCATTCAGATCGTCGGTCATTACAGGATGCATTTTCAAATACCTGAATTGCCGTAGCACGGTAAAATAAGAATAATGCGGCTTATACTCGCCTGTTTTCAGATCATACAAATCATTGAGCCAGTTCCCGAGCTTATCCAAAATGGAAAATACCCTCACAAACCCATCCTTATAAAAGAATACGTACAACGCATAATCCGATTTTTCATTAACACTCATATCCTCGGCATATCCGGCTTTGACTTTCGTTCGGAAAAAGGCGGCAGCATGATGGCTCTGCTCCAGCTCATCCAAAGATGACATCAGGCCGCGTGTCAAAATATCCGCCTTGCGAAAAGCATGAGTCGGATCTCCACTGGCCTGAATTTGCCGCTCCAGCAGTTTCAGCATGTCTGACATGCTGTTCATAGCATCCAGCAGGATGCCCTTGTTCACACGTGGCGGCTCGCCTAGCAGCTTGCGTATCATGCTCACGCCTCCTTTTATGAATGTAAAATCCGGTTGTTGGGTTGGCTAGGGCGTCAAGCGAAATAACTCGTCCACCGTTGGTCTACAAGCTTAACAATATCCTCGCGCGGCAGCACTTCATCCGGGTAGCCCGGCTTCATACGAGCATCCACTACAATTGGCAGCTTGTAGTTCAAATGATGCAAACGGACCTCGCTGTCTGCATACATATCCGTAGCCGGGTTAAACCGCGTAAACACCGTCCACAGGAATGATGCTTGTGAGCGAACGACTTCCTTGGCATCATCTACAATAAAGACAAGTGGCCATTCCTGCTCACCCGCAGCCAAACGCTCCAGTACCCGCGCCGCCAACTCAGGCTCCTGCTCAAAGGACGCACCGGATACGACGAGACAGCCTCCGCAATACGGCTCAATCTCGCGAATACCCGGCAGGTCGCCTCCTTCATAGGCTCGAGGCAGTTCACGTATAGGCTCACCTACACCCATCAGGATCGCTTTACTGCCGTGATTCAGCTTACGGCCCGTATAATCAAGTGTATCGTGAGACGTATGATTGAAAATAAACAAATCTGTCGCCGGATTAAATCTCTCCAGAATGGTTTCCAGCAGCAGGTTAAAGTCGGATAAATCAATGACCCGATCCGTGAGCATCAGGAATTTGGTTAACGACAATTGGCCCTGTCCCAAAATGGTAAAGCCTGAGACCAGTGCTTCACGGGAATAGCTTTCACGCACAACTGCCGCTGCCAATGCATGTACGCCCGTTTCTGCGTAAGCCCACAGCGACTTGACGGAAGGCATCACAAGCGGATAGGCAGGTGACAGCAGACGTTGTAAAAATTCTCCGAGATAGTAATCCTCCTGCCGTGGTTTGCCTACAATGGTCGCTGGATAAATGGCATCCTTGCGGTGGTACATATGCTTGACATGAAATACAGGGAAATCATGCTGTAAGGAGTAGTAGCCAAAATGATCTCCAAACGGTCCTTCCGGACGGCGTTCATGAGGCGGCACGTAGCCGCTGATTGCAAATTCGGCCTCTGCCGGAATCCGGTGACCGCCGAGCGGGTCCTCCGTCATCGGCAGCTTGCCGCCCATAATGAGCGAGGCAAGCAGCAATTCAGGCAGATTTTCCGGTGCCGGAGCAATCGCGGACGCAATCAGGGCTGGTGGCCCGCCGATAATAACTGTCGTCGGCAAGGGCTCATTACGCAGCTCAGCTTCATGATAATGAAAGCCGCCGCCTTTATGAATTTGCCAATGAATCCCGGTCGTCTGATCATCATAAATCTGGATACGGTACATGCCCAAATTATGATCCTTGGACTGACCCGGCTTCTCGGTATATACGAGCGGAAGCGTGATAAACGGCCCCCCGTCGTCCTGCCAACTCGTCACTCTTGGGAGTGGAGCCAGCGGAGCATCCGTACGGCGAACTCCCAATACAGGAGCCTCGCTATGAGATACCGTTTTCAGTCCTACTTTTAGCATGTCCTTAATCAGCCCACGTTCATTCCACAATGCCTTGGGTGTAGGTGGAAGCAATGTTTTGGTCGCCCCTACAATCGCATCCATCAATTGCTCCGGGCGAGGGCCAAAGGCCATGTCCACACGACGGTTTGTGCCAAACAGATTGCTGGCTACAGGGAACGGGGTACCTTTTACATTGGTGAACAGCAATGCCGGTCCCTCTTCCTCAATAACTCTCCGATGAATCTCGGCCAGCTCCAAATAAGGATCGACGGGTGCTTCTATAATTTGAAGATTATTTTCTTTACGCAGCGCTTCAATAAATTGGCGCAAATTCTGGTAGATCAACTGGACGATTCCTCCTAAGCAAATCAAGCCCTCGAGAAACTCGCGGGCCTGGTTTGTTTCTTATATGCTATTATACGTGCTTCAACGCCACTTGGGCAAAATATCCGTTTCACCAACCATACATGACTACTTAAGTGCGCTGTGAATGCGTCCGAACGATGTTGCGATCCGGTGACAATTGCCACACACGGTAGCTCATGTAGCACAAAATGGAGAACAGTGTTGCAATGGCCAGCATGTGTGCCAGTACCACAAACATGTAAATTTCCGGTCTGGTGACGTACAACAGGCTAATGCCAATAACAACCTGAAGCATAATCAATACCACCGCAACGACACCCAGTATACGTATATCCCGATGATTTGGGTGATAGCGATAAGAATAGTGCCCCACAGCCAAAATGACCACGAACAGCAGTCCCGATGAAAGCTGGTGAAGCAACAACGGAGATATAATACCGCCGAGATTTACAACTTTTTGAATTACCGAGTGACTGAGCAGTGCGCCCGAGTATACCGCAATATACGTATAGATCGTCGACAACCATATAAAATTACGAAAGCCCCTGTTGACAGGCACGGTGGCCAAACGCGGGTTGAAGCGCGAATCCGCATGTTCCTTCCAGGCTCCCAATGTCATCATAGTCGCGCTGGCAAAGGCGATCAGGGCAAAGCCAAAATGCAGCGCCATGACCGGAGCGGATTGGGAGAAGACCACAGCCAAGGCCCCCATCGCTCCTTGTATAATGACAAATACTAGCGTCAACAACGAGAACAGCTGCAAATCCTTCCGATGCTTCATATACAGCAGAAAGCCAACAAAAGAGGCGATAGAAAGCAGACCGGCCATCGTGCTGACGGAGCGGTGAGTAAACTCAATAATGGATGCGACCGTATGTGCCGGAACCAGCTTACCATTACAAAGCGGGAACTCCCGACCGCAACCCAGTCCCGAATCGGTCCGCGTCACGACACCTCCGCCAAAGGTAGCCAAAAACATGACAATACATGTTACGAGTGCAAGCCACTTTAATATTCTAATTTTGTTGTTCAACGAACTCACCATATCCTTCCAGATAAAATATTTATTATCCTTATATGTTGTGAAATGATCACTTAAAATAATTATAACTGATATATCGTTCCTTGACATACGCGCTTTGTTGACAAAATGTGAACGTGTCCCGTTAGAAAGCCGCCCCCTTTGGAAGGAAGCGGCTCTCTGAATACCCTTATGAATAATTTCCCTCGGAACCCTCATACCAGCATAACATCAATTATTTAGCCAAGCTGGCGTGTACTTCCACAGCCCGGTCCAAAAACTGCTCGATTTCCTCACGGGATTTACGCAATCTGTTCACCAGACGCACCAGCTCGCGGCCTTCACTGTAAGCGATAAAGCTGGGAATACCCAGTACATTTTGCTCCTGGCTAACGCTCTCCGCCTGCTCTACATCAATCTCAATTAATGTAAGCT carries:
- a CDS encoding methionine ABC transporter permease — its product is MSELDFSQVSWEELGNSTLETLQMLGASALFTLIIGLPLGILLFLASRSSWSLMKVMYVVLSFIVNILRSVPFIILIVALIPFTRSLVGTSTGVLGTIPPLVIGAAPFFARLVETSLREVDKGVIEAAQAMGASTGQIIRRVLLREALPGLLAALTITVVTLVSYTAMSGMIGGGGLGTLAINYGYYRYETAVMIVAVILMVVLVQLLQMAGDRLVRHYTRK
- a CDS encoding ATP-binding cassette domain-containing protein, whose amino-acid sequence is MIELKQLTKHYGKGSRRVSALSGLNLSIERGEIFGVIGHSGAGKSTLIRCINLLERPTSGEVWVDGVNLATVSQSQLQKQRRKIGMIFQHFNLLSSATVYDNIAFPLRLVNTPKQKLDQKVRELLELVGLEEHSEKYPSQLSGGQKQRVGIARALASDPHVLLCDEATSALDPQTTGSILKLLLDINQRFNLTIVLITHEMHVIQSICDRVGVIHQGDIVEQGPVAEVFLKPQHQVTKDFIQRESEHPEELQAAIAAAGGGESAHVVRISFLGSKTYDAILSRTARSTGVDFAILQGTISTIKNVPYGQLIVRFEGNQEDIEHTLREVSGQGLDVEVIGQ
- a CDS encoding Cthe_2314 family HEPN domain-containing protein, which codes for MIRKLLGEPPRVNKGILLDAMNSMSDMLKLLERQIQASGDPTHAFRKADILTRGLMSSLDELEQSHHAAAFFRTKVKAGYAEDMSVNEKSDYALYVFFYKDGFVRVFSILDKLGNWLNDLYDLKTGEYKPHYSYFTVLRQFRYLKMHPVMTDDLNDIKDSYTDAINRLRKRRNTEIHYMNTEMQDDLWQRHRALYGKIQLEDLDHHLEDLKQGLEMVNRSLTTVFRYTVKQWENREARP
- a CDS encoding UbiD family decarboxylase; protein product: MIYQNLRQFIEALRKENNLQIIEAPVDPYLELAEIHRRVIEEEGPALLFTNVKGTPFPVASNLFGTNRRVDMAFGPRPEQLMDAIVGATKTLLPPTPKALWNERGLIKDMLKVGLKTVSHSEAPVLGVRRTDAPLAPLPRVTSWQDDGGPFITLPLVYTEKPGQSKDHNLGMYRIQIYDDQTTGIHWQIHKGGGFHYHEAELRNEPLPTTVIIGGPPALIASAIAPAPENLPELLLASLIMGGKLPMTEDPLGGHRIPAEAEFAISGYVPPHERRPEGPFGDHFGYYSLQHDFPVFHVKHMYHRKDAIYPATIVGKPRQEDYYLGEFLQRLLSPAYPLVMPSVKSLWAYAETGVHALAAAVVRESYSREALVSGFTILGQGQLSLTKFLMLTDRVIDLSDFNLLLETILERFNPATDLFIFNHTSHDTLDYTGRKLNHGSKAILMGVGEPIRELPRAYEGGDLPGIREIEPYCGGCLVVSGASFEQEPELAARVLERLAAGEQEWPLVFIVDDAKEVVRSQASFLWTVFTRFNPATDMYADSEVRLHHLNYKLPIVVDARMKPGYPDEVLPREDIVKLVDQRWTSYFA
- a CDS encoding COX15/CtaA family protein, with product MSSLNNKIRILKWLALVTCIVMFLATFGGGVVTRTDSGLGCGREFPLCNGKLVPAHTVASIIEFTHRSVSTMAGLLSIASFVGFLLYMKHRKDLQLFSLLTLVFVIIQGAMGALAVVFSQSAPVMALHFGFALIAFASATMMTLGAWKEHADSRFNPRLATVPVNRGFRNFIWLSTIYTYIAVYSGALLSHSVIQKVVNLGGIISPLLLHQLSSGLLFVVILAVGHYSYRYHPNHRDIRILGVVAVVLIMLQVVIGISLLYVTRPEIYMFVVLAHMLAIATLFSILCYMSYRVWQLSPDRNIVRTHSQRT
- a CDS encoding thioredoxin family protein, encoding MQKIVSHEDFNKAISASGVTVAVFKADWCGDCHFIDPFMPDVEQQYADKLTLIEIDVEQAESVSQEQNVLGIPSFIAYSEGRELVRLVNRLRKSREEIEQFLDRAVEVHASLAK